A window of the Desulforapulum autotrophicum HRM2 genome harbors these coding sequences:
- a CDS encoding lipoate--protein ligase, whose protein sequence is MILLLNPCIDPARNLALEEYLLTRRCEDFFMVWQNRPSIIVGRNQNPFAQINHDYVQRHHIPVFRRITGGGSVYHDLGNVNFTMIRTIQNPYAINFNHLLGPVIEFLDQMGVAVHLEGQSDLAVPGGKISGNAQHLHKSRGLHHGTLLYDTDLGTLSHALSKGSGKYIDRSVDSIRKQVTNLRPLLKTDLSAGTFMRRFLTFFQKKNPGAFQTALSMAEQGIINGTAQGKYNSWEWNFARSPDYRFETVLESMTDQLKIQLQVQRGIIQNARFNGKRLTAQKALELASALMGRRHTPAHVAEALDRVLINDRCSDRSYRPLAPELF, encoded by the coding sequence ATGATCCTTTTGCTCAATCCCTGTATCGATCCGGCCCGGAATCTGGCCCTTGAGGAATACCTCCTGACCCGCAGGTGTGAAGATTTTTTCATGGTGTGGCAAAATAGGCCATCCATCATTGTGGGCCGGAACCAGAATCCCTTTGCCCAGATAAACCATGATTATGTGCAACGCCACCACATCCCTGTTTTCCGGCGCATTACCGGCGGAGGGTCCGTGTACCACGACCTGGGAAATGTCAATTTCACCATGATCCGCACCATACAGAACCCCTATGCCATCAATTTTAATCATTTGCTGGGACCCGTCATTGAATTTCTGGATCAAATGGGGGTTGCCGTCCACCTGGAAGGCCAGAGCGATCTTGCGGTCCCTGGCGGCAAAATATCAGGAAATGCCCAGCACCTTCACAAAAGTCGGGGATTACACCATGGCACGCTCCTGTATGACACAGACCTTGGGACGCTCTCCCATGCACTCTCAAAAGGTTCTGGTAAATACATTGACAGGTCTGTGGACTCAATCCGAAAACAGGTGACCAACCTGCGCCCCCTCCTTAAAACAGACCTCAGTGCTGGGACGTTCATGCGGCGATTCCTGACCTTTTTTCAGAAAAAAAATCCAGGGGCCTTTCAAACGGCATTGTCCATGGCAGAACAGGGCATAATCAATGGCACTGCCCAGGGCAAATACAACTCATGGGAATGGAATTTTGCCCGTTCACCAGACTACCGTTTTGAAACCGTCCTGGAATCAATGACCGACCAGCTGAAAATTCAATTGCAGGTTCAAAGGGGAATTATCCAGAACGCCCGCTTCAACGGAAAACGCCTGACCGCCCAAAAGGCTTTGGAACTTGCGTCGGCCCTCATGGGTCGACGCCATACCCCTGCCCATGTGGCAGAAGCTCTTGACCGGGTTTTAATCAATGACAGATGTTCAGATAGATCATACCGACCCCTTGCACCAGAACTGTTCTAA
- a CDS encoding carboxymuconolactone decarboxylase family protein, translating to MNTAEKTAEAMNYLQKYAPREYGKYLEFTQTLGGKGGLSPITLELILVALAVMSQCDMCITLHIENAASLGASREDILQAAFMSVAMGGSPKLMYMSYVFEALEDLFD from the coding sequence ATGAACACAGCAGAGAAAACCGCCGAAGCCATGAACTACCTGCAGAAGTATGCACCCAGGGAATATGGAAAATATCTTGAATTCACCCAGACCCTGGGGGGAAAAGGCGGATTATCCCCAATAACCCTGGAGTTGATTCTGGTGGCCCTTGCCGTGATGAGTCAGTGCGATATGTGCATCACCCTTCATATTGAAAACGCTGCATCCCTGGGCGCATCCCGGGAGGATATCCTCCAGGCGGCGTTCATGTCGGTTGCCATGGGCGGATCCCCAAAACTGATGTACATGAGCTATGTATTTGAAGCCCTTGAAGACCTGTTCGACTAA
- a CDS encoding DUF6506 family protein, which translates to MGDILKAAFIFVAPDADPATHRQWVKTPKVHLLAIGVKDYAGAVDAARKIVAEDGVMAIELCGGFGARGTAMVSEAVGARIPVGVVRFDIHPGLGNASGDTLF; encoded by the coding sequence ATGGGTGATATCTTAAAGGCCGCTTTTATCTTTGTGGCGCCGGATGCGGATCCTGCAACCCACCGCCAGTGGGTGAAAACGCCAAAGGTCCATCTTCTGGCCATTGGGGTCAAAGATTACGCCGGGGCGGTTGACGCTGCACGAAAAATCGTCGCAGAGGACGGCGTCATGGCCATTGAGCTTTGCGGCGGGTTTGGCGCCCGGGGTACCGCCATGGTATCAGAGGCGGTGGGAGCTAGGATTCCTGTGGGTGTGGTGCGTTTTGACATTCATCCGGGGCTGGGCAATGCCAGCGGTGATACGCTTTTTTGA
- a CDS encoding ATP-NAD kinase family protein — translation MTCLQAPVSRFFLKGITVLTTVGIIANPVSGKDIRRLVAHGSVFDNQEKVRMVRRILTGLAATGVKKVFYMPDGYAIVPRAVRGVSVPMEIVPIPMELQDCQMDSTNASRHMAEAGVRVIIVLGGDGTCRAVSKGNDTVPMLPLSTGTNNVFPYMIEATVGGLAAGFVATGQVPLDPCVYRSSRLEIIKDEKIIDIALVDVAVYNDRFIASRAIWDMDKVLQIFLTRARPDSIGLSALGGQLTTITPHDHRGLHLLLGNGGDKRVTAAIAPGLLGSVWVKKEEIMQVKDALPVETIPCVLALDGEREVEVKKGDTLTVWLSDQGPLVIDLAETMAFSQKKRLMVKTSFS, via the coding sequence ATGACCTGTTTGCAGGCCCCTGTTTCCAGATTCTTTTTAAAAGGAATAACCGTTTTGACTACAGTCGGCATCATAGCCAACCCGGTATCGGGCAAAGACATCCGGCGTCTGGTCGCCCATGGCAGTGTTTTTGATAATCAGGAAAAGGTGCGTATGGTGCGGCGGATTCTGACCGGCCTTGCTGCCACAGGTGTTAAAAAGGTTTTTTACATGCCTGATGGCTATGCAATCGTACCCCGGGCGGTCCGGGGCGTATCCGTTCCCATGGAAATAGTGCCCATCCCCATGGAACTTCAAGATTGCCAGATGGACTCCACCAATGCCAGCCGGCATATGGCTGAAGCCGGGGTCAGGGTTATCATTGTCTTGGGCGGGGACGGCACCTGCCGGGCAGTGTCCAAGGGCAATGATACGGTTCCCATGCTTCCCTTGTCCACCGGCACCAACAACGTGTTTCCCTATATGATCGAGGCAACCGTGGGCGGACTTGCCGCCGGGTTTGTCGCCACAGGGCAGGTTCCCCTTGATCCCTGTGTTTATCGTTCCAGTCGGCTGGAGATCATCAAGGATGAAAAGATCATTGATATCGCCCTGGTTGATGTGGCGGTTTACAATGATCGTTTTATCGCATCCCGGGCCATATGGGACATGGACAAGGTGTTGCAGATTTTTCTGACCCGGGCCCGCCCGGATTCCATTGGCCTGTCGGCCCTGGGAGGACAGTTGACAACGATTACCCCCCATGACCACCGTGGGTTGCACCTTTTGCTGGGCAATGGGGGAGATAAAAGGGTGACAGCCGCCATTGCACCAGGCCTTTTGGGGTCAGTATGGGTGAAAAAGGAGGAGATCATGCAGGTCAAGGATGCCCTGCCAGTGGAAACCATCCCCTGTGTTCTGGCCCTGGACGGGGAAAGGGAGGTGGAAGTCAAAAAAGGGGACACCCTGACGGTGTGGCTTTCAGATCAGGGGCCCCTGGTAATTGACCTTGCTGAAACCATGGCATTTTCCCAGAAAAAAAGATTGATGGTAAAAACGTCGTTTTCGTAA
- a CDS encoding alpha-ketoacid dehydrogenase subunit beta, with product MATKTYLQAINDGLRQEMERDSNIILLGEDIGRFGGCFGVTQGLFDQFGEDRVKDTPITESAIIGAATGAAAAGLRPVAELMFVDFIGVAMDQLFNQAAKMHFMFGGKIKIPMVVRMPQGAGLGAAAQHSQSLEAWFMHVPGLKVVMPATPYDAKGLLISAIRDDNPVVFLEHKLLYGTTGEVPDDPYTIDFGKANICRKGENLTIVATSQMVLTALDAAEQLAKEGISCEVIDPRTISPLDMGTIIESVKKTHALLVVHEAVKIGGAGAEIAAQVAEEAFDYLDAPIVRVGAPFTPVPFSTPLEQAFIPNAGRIIEAVRKMRG from the coding sequence ATGGCGACCAAAACATATTTACAGGCCATAAACGACGGCCTTCGGCAGGAAATGGAACGCGATTCCAATATCATTCTTCTGGGTGAGGACATCGGACGGTTTGGCGGCTGTTTCGGTGTTACCCAGGGACTTTTTGATCAGTTTGGGGAGGACCGCGTCAAGGACACCCCCATCACGGAAAGTGCCATCATCGGTGCCGCCACGGGTGCTGCAGCAGCAGGTCTGAGGCCAGTGGCAGAACTTATGTTTGTTGATTTCATCGGCGTGGCCATGGACCAGCTGTTCAACCAGGCAGCCAAGATGCATTTTATGTTTGGGGGTAAGATCAAAATCCCCATGGTTGTTCGAATGCCCCAGGGGGCGGGCCTTGGGGCCGCAGCCCAGCATTCTCAATCCCTTGAGGCCTGGTTCATGCACGTGCCCGGTCTCAAGGTGGTGATGCCGGCGACCCCCTATGACGCCAAAGGGCTTTTGATTTCAGCCATAAGGGATGACAACCCCGTGGTGTTCCTGGAGCACAAGCTGCTTTACGGCACCACAGGCGAGGTGCCGGATGACCCCTATACCATTGATTTTGGTAAGGCCAATATTTGTAGAAAAGGGGAAAATCTGACCATCGTAGCCACATCGCAGATGGTTTTGACTGCCCTGGATGCGGCGGAACAACTGGCCAAAGAGGGCATCAGCTGCGAAGTCATCGACCCACGCACCATTTCTCCCCTGGATATGGGCACCATTATTGAATCGGTTAAAAAGACCCATGCATTGCTGGTGGTCCACGAAGCAGTCAAGATCGGAGGGGCAGGTGCAGAGATTGCGGCCCAGGTGGCAGAGGAGGCGTTTGATTACCTTGATGCTCCCATTGTTCGGGTGGGAGCACCCTTTACGCCGGTTCCTTTTTCAACGCCCCTGGAGCAGGCGTTTATTCCAAATGCCGGCCGCATTATAGAAGCAGTCAGAAAGATGAGGGGATAG
- a CDS encoding thiamine pyrophosphate-dependent dehydrogenase E1 component subunit alpha, which translates to MSLSNEQMVGMYTTMVKIRQFETRVQGFFAEGKIPGFVHLYIGEEAVATGACAGLRITDYITSTHRGHGHLIAKGGDLKQMMGEIFGRTTGYCKGKGGSMHIADIDLGILGANGIVGGGGPLANGAGLAIKARKEDNVAVCFFGDGASNQGTTQEALNLASAWKLPVVFVNENNGYGISCPTSKSMAVTDIADRAAAYDIPGVVVDGNNVLDVFEAVSEAVKRARSGDGPSLIECKTYRWRGHFEGDACVYREPGELERWVEKDPIPRFENKLLAEGILTPETVAEIKTAVEKELETAVTFALDSPLPDPSDLTRDVYA; encoded by the coding sequence ATGAGTTTGTCCAACGAACAGATGGTTGGGATGTACACCACCATGGTTAAAATACGGCAGTTTGAAACCCGGGTACAAGGCTTTTTTGCTGAGGGTAAAATCCCTGGGTTTGTTCACCTGTACATTGGCGAAGAAGCTGTGGCCACAGGGGCTTGCGCGGGTTTGAGGATTACAGATTATATTACAAGCACCCACAGGGGGCACGGTCACCTCATCGCCAAGGGTGGGGATCTGAAACAAATGATGGGTGAAATATTTGGTAGGACCACGGGTTACTGCAAGGGTAAGGGCGGGTCCATGCACATTGCGGATATCGATCTGGGGATTTTAGGGGCCAACGGCATTGTCGGCGGCGGCGGTCCCCTGGCCAATGGTGCGGGCCTTGCCATTAAGGCCCGTAAGGAGGACAACGTAGCTGTCTGCTTTTTCGGGGATGGTGCCTCCAACCAGGGAACAACCCAGGAAGCGTTGAATCTGGCCAGCGCCTGGAAGCTTCCCGTTGTTTTTGTAAATGAAAATAATGGTTACGGTATCTCCTGTCCCACCAGCAAATCAATGGCAGTAACCGATATTGCAGACCGGGCTGCAGCCTATGACATACCGGGCGTTGTGGTGGACGGCAATAATGTCCTTGATGTTTTCGAAGCCGTGTCTGAAGCCGTTAAAAGGGCGCGTAGTGGCGACGGACCCTCGTTGATTGAATGCAAGACCTATCGATGGCGGGGGCATTTTGAGGGCGATGCCTGTGTTTACCGTGAACCCGGGGAGCTGGAACGCTGGGTCGAAAAGGATCCTATTCCACGATTTGAGAACAAGCTTTTGGCAGAGGGGATTTTAACCCCTGAAACGGTGGCGGAAATAAAGACTGCCGTGGAAAAAGAGCTTGAGACGGCTGTCACCTTTGCCCTGGACAGCCCCCTTCCCGACCCGTCAGACTTGACCCGGGACGTCTATGCCTGA
- a CDS encoding Lin0512 family protein — translation MGLKRYVVELGTGADLHGNDVTKAACRAVRDAISRSCLCGIMEILDLKQFQGVHVEVLVASPFPDKVDSMAVMEVIPMGTKNIRSVMGGMIAQGICVDCFGRNCDSILVANAAVTVFVDVDERIGGPGIKHSNR, via the coding sequence ATGGGACTAAAGAGGTATGTGGTCGAGTTGGGAACCGGTGCGGACCTCCATGGCAACGATGTTACCAAGGCGGCCTGCCGGGCCGTCAGGGACGCAATTTCAAGAAGCTGTTTGTGCGGAATCATGGAGATCCTTGATCTTAAACAGTTCCAGGGCGTTCATGTGGAGGTACTGGTTGCCTCACCTTTTCCGGATAAAGTGGATTCCATGGCGGTCATGGAAGTGATTCCCATGGGAACCAAAAACATCCGGTCGGTTATGGGCGGCATGATTGCCCAGGGAATCTGCGTGGATTGTTTTGGTCGTAACTGCGACAGCATCCTGGTGGCAAATGCGGCAGTGACTGTTTTTGTGGATGTCGATGAACGCATCGGCGGCCCAGGGATAAAACACAGCAACAGATAA
- a CDS encoding dihydrolipoamide acetyltransferase family protein, which produces MATEILMPKWGLTMKEGKVSKWIKNEGEAVTKGEPLLEVETSKITNNVESPDDGILFQIVVKAGETVPVQTVLAVLAKEGETPDRREAVVRGGDDQPSGDAENTVRDGKKEGKAEFVPATPVARRLAREWGIDLARVPGSGPGNRVTESDVRDFKEKGGDTLPGKTVNAADSALAAAKKAGIDITLVTGSGPDGRITKADVLRAVSPAVQTKTTTASSPGPLVAGTIIPLEGMRRIIGDNMMASLQNAAQLSVFVEFDATRMVSFRDKVRKKYESQSLPRISFNDIIAMVVCRALAKHPLMNSRLTDQGIELCKGVNLGIAVALDNGLVVPNIKSADTLGLVEMAMKIRELAQKAKENKLTMDEIQGGTFTISNVSMLGVDGFTPILNPPETGILGVGRAKDKPAVHQGKIAVRTLMTLSLTFDHRVVDGVPAMQFLRTLADYLEDPVMMMV; this is translated from the coding sequence GTGGCTACTGAAATTTTGATGCCCAAATGGGGATTGACCATGAAGGAAGGCAAGGTGTCCAAATGGATCAAAAACGAAGGCGAAGCAGTCACAAAAGGCGAACCGCTGTTGGAGGTTGAGACGAGTAAAATCACCAACAATGTGGAGTCACCCGATGACGGAATACTCTTCCAGATTGTTGTCAAGGCCGGTGAAACCGTTCCGGTTCAGACGGTACTGGCTGTTCTGGCAAAAGAGGGTGAGACGCCCGATCGAAGAGAGGCCGTGGTCAGGGGCGGGGACGATCAACCTTCGGGTGATGCAGAAAATACTGTCAGGGATGGGAAAAAAGAGGGTAAGGCTGAATTTGTACCGGCCACCCCGGTTGCCCGGCGACTGGCCAGGGAATGGGGGATTGATCTTGCCAGGGTACCAGGCAGCGGACCCGGCAACAGGGTGACAGAGAGTGATGTTCGCGATTTTAAGGAAAAAGGGGGCGATACCCTTCCCGGGAAAACGGTCAATGCTGCAGATAGCGCCCTTGCAGCTGCCAAAAAGGCCGGCATTGATATCACACTCGTCACCGGAAGCGGGCCTGACGGGCGTATCACCAAGGCCGATGTCCTGCGAGCCGTCAGCCCGGCAGTCCAGACAAAGACCACCACAGCCTCTTCCCCTGGGCCGTTGGTTGCAGGCACCATCATCCCCCTGGAGGGGATGCGGCGGATTATTGGTGACAATATGATGGCCAGCCTTCAAAACGCAGCCCAGTTATCGGTGTTTGTGGAGTTTGACGCCACCCGGATGGTATCGTTTCGGGACAAGGTAAGGAAAAAATATGAATCTCAATCCCTGCCAAGGATTTCGTTTAACGATATTATCGCCATGGTGGTTTGTCGGGCACTGGCAAAGCATCCGCTGATGAACAGCAGACTCACCGATCAGGGGATTGAGCTTTGCAAAGGCGTTAATCTGGGAATCGCCGTGGCCCTTGACAATGGTCTTGTGGTGCCGAACATCAAGTCTGCCGACACCCTTGGTCTTGTGGAAATGGCCATGAAAATTCGCGAACTTGCTCAAAAGGCAAAGGAAAACAAGCTGACCATGGACGAAATCCAGGGCGGCACCTTTACCATCAGTAATGTCAGTATGCTTGGGGTGGACGGGTTCACCCCCATATTGAACCCGCCGGAAACCGGGATTCTGGGGGTTGGCCGGGCAAAGGATAAGCCGGCAGTCCACCAGGGAAAGATAGCAGTGCGTACCTTGATGACCCTGAGCCTCACCTTTGATCACCGGGTGGTTGATGGGGTTCCGGCCATGCAATTTTTAAGGACCTTGGCCGATTACCTGGAAGATCCGGTCATGATGATGGTGTAG
- a CDS encoding sigma-54-dependent Fis family transcriptional regulator codes for MHELVWNSTGFQIVRGEKPLTDPGPPPAPTEKTISPTRPKSKPIDRELWKNFVNFGKADLSCIKKPIRDSWQRCHNLGVDPAFGKCQDICDIKKLAPETRLLCDLVTEAQPHINNLIRKRGLIVTISNPQGYLINMFGDYRALICAEKLNFGPGANWSEASVGTNAIGTALASGVALTVSGLEHFCEGHQSWICSAAPIFDLSGTMIGCIDISGPTTSIHNIPLPLAINGARIIESQLLKKQANELKQQSVNLVTSAFNAVATGMMVLDPNGIIKTVNPTAAVLLNMSQESLIGCSAQICFEIETALERLKKSPEIHATMGVTVKWKQRASANARVYPITTPNGSLGCLLLVLYESQNRPHMALPMETKTHDPFNAVIGVSSAILSAVETAKQVAPQMTSILITGESGTGKEIMAKALHRASPRAQKPFVAINCGAIPHELIQSELFGYAQGAFTGANRGGNPGKFEQANEGTLFLDEIAEMPLDLQVNLLRVLEENSVTRVGGNHPIPVDVRILSATSKNLKELILQKTFREDLYYRLKVVKIDLPPLRQRGRDMDLLAEHFINQLSKELNQTVKRVDPSFYRSLHNHTWPGNVRELKHAIEGAIALMSGDTLFGDALCDSPGNLQETALSVPDKERLNLMRVEKETIQLAYARFSGNISHTAKALGIGRNTLYAKLLKYKIT; via the coding sequence ATGCACGAACTGGTCTGGAACAGCACCGGATTTCAGATTGTCAGGGGCGAAAAGCCGTTGACAGACCCCGGTCCTCCACCTGCACCAACGGAAAAAACAATATCACCCACCAGGCCAAAGTCAAAACCCATAGACAGAGAATTGTGGAAAAATTTCGTCAACTTTGGCAAGGCTGATCTGTCGTGTATAAAAAAACCCATCAGAGATTCATGGCAGAGGTGCCACAACCTGGGGGTTGATCCAGCCTTTGGCAAGTGCCAGGACATTTGTGATATCAAAAAACTTGCACCGGAAACTCGACTGCTGTGCGACCTTGTGACCGAAGCCCAGCCCCATATAAATAATCTGATCCGAAAACGGGGGCTTATTGTCACCATCAGCAACCCCCAGGGATATCTGATAAATATGTTCGGGGACTACCGCGCACTTATTTGCGCAGAAAAACTCAACTTCGGCCCCGGCGCCAACTGGTCCGAAGCAAGTGTCGGCACCAACGCCATTGGAACGGCCCTGGCCTCAGGCGTTGCCCTTACTGTATCCGGTCTGGAACATTTCTGTGAAGGTCACCAGTCATGGATCTGTTCAGCTGCGCCGATATTTGATCTGTCCGGTACGATGATCGGCTGCATCGATATTTCCGGTCCCACAACGTCAATTCACAACATACCCCTGCCCCTGGCCATCAATGGCGCCAGGATTATTGAATCCCAACTGCTCAAAAAACAGGCCAATGAATTAAAACAGCAATCTGTCAACCTTGTCACATCTGCCTTTAATGCCGTGGCAACGGGAATGATGGTTCTGGATCCCAACGGCATCATCAAAACAGTCAACCCAACGGCTGCGGTTCTTTTAAATATGAGCCAGGAATCACTCATCGGATGTTCTGCTCAGATCTGCTTCGAAATCGAGACCGCACTGGAGCGTCTCAAAAAATCACCGGAAATTCACGCCACCATGGGTGTCACAGTTAAATGGAAACAGAGGGCATCGGCTAACGCCAGAGTTTATCCCATCACCACCCCCAACGGCTCCCTGGGCTGCCTTTTGCTGGTGCTTTACGAATCCCAAAACCGGCCACATATGGCACTACCCATGGAGACAAAGACTCATGACCCGTTTAATGCAGTCATCGGCGTCAGCAGCGCCATATTGAGCGCAGTTGAAACCGCCAAACAGGTCGCCCCCCAGATGACCTCCATCCTTATTACCGGCGAGAGCGGCACAGGTAAGGAAATCATGGCCAAAGCGCTGCACAGGGCAAGCCCCCGGGCCCAAAAGCCATTTGTAGCCATCAATTGCGGGGCCATCCCCCATGAACTGATTCAAAGTGAACTTTTTGGATACGCCCAGGGAGCCTTTACCGGTGCCAACCGAGGTGGAAACCCAGGCAAATTTGAGCAGGCAAATGAAGGGACACTGTTTCTGGATGAGATTGCTGAAATGCCACTGGATCTCCAGGTGAACCTCCTGAGAGTTCTGGAAGAAAATTCTGTCACCCGGGTGGGCGGAAATCACCCCATCCCGGTCGACGTGCGCATCCTCTCTGCCACCAGCAAAAATTTAAAGGAACTCATCCTTCAAAAAACATTCCGTGAGGACCTTTATTACCGGCTCAAGGTCGTAAAAATAGATCTCCCTCCCCTCAGGCAACGGGGTCGGGATATGGATTTACTGGCAGAGCATTTCATCAATCAGTTGTCAAAAGAATTGAACCAGACCGTCAAAAGAGTAGATCCAAGTTTTTACCGATCCCTGCACAACCACACCTGGCCCGGCAATGTACGTGAATTAAAACACGCAATTGAAGGAGCCATTGCATTGATGTCCGGCGATACCCTTTTCGGCGATGCGCTTTGTGACAGCCCTGGAAATCTTCAGGAGACGGCTCTTTCTGTTCCAGACAAGGAGAGGCTCAACCTCATGCGGGTTGAAAAAGAAACCATCCAACTTGCATACGCCCGATTTTCCGGCAATATCAGCCACACGGCAAAAGCTCTGGGAATCGGCCGCAACACCCTTTACGCCAAGCTCCTTAAATACAAAATCACCTGA
- a CDS encoding cache domain-containing protein, with translation MKRFYSVLLVLCLIIVCSPSVFAADREAIQKNVDGIVDEINKGKTADSFKANDYNPYAFIMEKNGVLVVHPSLTGDSLKEKAPPVYEALLKSTSTGAWVDYVWKEKQKHSYVRTTTSGLIVGSGYSE, from the coding sequence ATGAAGCGTTTTTATTCGGTGCTGCTTGTATTGTGTTTGATTATAGTATGTTCCCCAAGTGTTTTTGCGGCAGACAGGGAAGCAATCCAAAAAAATGTGGATGGTATTGTCGACGAAATCAATAAGGGAAAAACAGCTGATTCGTTTAAGGCAAATGACTATAATCCCTATGCCTTTATCATGGAAAAAAACGGTGTTCTTGTGGTGCACCCCTCCCTGACCGGTGACAGCCTCAAGGAAAAAGCCCCCCCGGTTTATGAGGCCCTGCTTAAGTCAACATCCACAGGAGCCTGGGTGGATTATGTCTGGAAAGAAAAACAGAAGCATTCCTATGTTCGTACAACCACAAGTGGCCTGATCGTGGGCAGCGGCTACTCAGAATAA
- a CDS encoding SDR family NAD(P)-dependent oxidoreductase has translation MKNDYLPLQGKVTLITGAAGGIGSAISYEFARLGSTVCMCDINDSRELADQIASKGVPNRPFPYACDISEYEQVKEMVQEITADHGGVDLLINNAAVDGCGTKNSFPEMSLENFKKTIDIDLSAAVWLTLLVLPGMREKKSGRVLFTAAPRSSSGVPCPYLAGKSGFISMAKHLSARYDKEGIKTLVLALRHTETPMIRRVIASKGINVEEGLKKMHAHSLTGRMITPREIAKLYAWFAVAEDSEVSSVSLLSDGGITYMR, from the coding sequence GTGAAAAATGATTATCTGCCTCTGCAGGGAAAGGTGACCCTGATCACAGGGGCTGCCGGCGGTATCGGCAGTGCAATAAGTTATGAATTTGCCCGCCTTGGTTCAACAGTGTGTATGTGCGATATCAACGACAGCCGTGAACTGGCCGACCAAATCGCGTCAAAGGGCGTCCCAAACCGACCATTTCCCTATGCATGCGATATTTCCGAATACGAGCAGGTCAAAGAAATGGTGCAAGAAATAACCGCCGACCATGGTGGCGTAGACCTCTTGATCAACAACGCTGCCGTGGACGGCTGCGGAACGAAAAATTCTTTTCCAGAGATGAGCCTGGAAAATTTCAAAAAAACAATCGACATTGATTTATCAGCGGCAGTATGGCTGACGCTTCTGGTCCTGCCCGGCATGAGAGAAAAAAAATCCGGCAGGGTGCTTTTTACGGCAGCACCTCGATCTTCTTCGGGAGTTCCCTGTCCGTATCTGGCCGGAAAATCAGGGTTTATCAGCATGGCCAAACACCTATCTGCCCGTTACGACAAAGAGGGGATCAAAACCCTTGTTCTCGCACTCAGGCATACGGAAACGCCCATGATCCGCCGGGTAATCGCATCAAAAGGGATTAATGTGGAAGAGGGCCTCAAAAAAATGCATGCCCATTCCCTGACCGGGCGAATGATCACGCCCCGGGAAATTGCGAAATTATATGCATGGTTTGCCGTTGCCGAAGACTCGGAAGTGTCGAGCGTCTCTTTGTTGTCCGACGGCGGCATTACATACATGAGATAA